TCACCCAGTTGTGGTGCTGTCTGCAGGATGAAGCGTGCAGGCTGGACTGAGTGGAATTTGACCTTGCACACTGAGAGCTGTACTCATATTGTCGAGTGGTTTGATTGGGAGCTCCGTCTCTGAATTCTGCACCAATCTCTCTAGGACTGAACTCCAAACACTAGAAGCATTATTATTTACCTCTCCGGCTGTGAGTGACGAATCAGCAGTCGGTATCAATTAGTGTAATgagcgcagctccgtcccgGAGCCTCGGCGGTCACTCAGGtaaaaggaggaaacaggacgcagctgcagcgctgcagtTCACGGACAAATCCTGAACGGGGACTTTTGTTCTTACCTCCCTTTCCTCCGGCTCCTCCACAGTCAGACCTCTGCCTGTTGCGCACGCTGCCCGTCCTCAGTGCGCACGGAGTCGGTCGGGCTGGGAGCATGGCGGCCATCAAGGCTCTGGAGCAGTGGTGTAAGACGCACTGTGAGGGCTACAGAGATGTGGCCATCACCAACATGACCACGTCTTTCAGGAACGGATTGGCTTTTTGTGCGCTTCTACACAAGTACAGACCGGACCTGATGTAAGTGTTTCACTGTAGCTTCAGATATTCTGCTGTGTCTGGTTCAATGTTATTGACCTAAAATTGTTTAATTCAGATTTGTTTCTCGTCCTTTTGGTTTAGTTGGGAGGCTAATTCTGCTGTTTCTAAACATTATTTCTAAgaaaaaccacaacttttaTGAGAAAAATGATCCCTTTGTAAATACAACAGCTATTTTAAGAAGTTAAACTCCTGAGAGTCCTGATCCAAAGTTTAGATAAGGGTTTCCTCTACATGTCTAACCTCtaacatctctctctgttcattgtatttctgttttcccAGAGACTATGACTCACTCAGAAAGGAGGATGTGTTTGAGAACAACAGACTGGTAAGACGTCCAGTCAAACACTAGAAAACCATCCACAcagtatttgttgttgttttgggaTTTCCGCTGCAGGTTGGTGAAATATTTTAACGACGGAGCAGTGAAGCAAACTAAACATTTCAGAAtctttcctctgcctctgtccaCTTGAcctcatttattttgttaaccCCTGCATGACCTGAGCATGGACTTCTCCATTATTTAGTCTCTGTCCATTTTCCCAGCTTCCTCTGAGGATCACAGGCCCCAGCAAGCGCTGCAGAGTGTGTGCACCCTGTACGACTTCCCTGTTGTCTTGGCTGTGTCATCAACAAACCCGAGCTCAGGGGACACTCTGAGCAGTTTATTCATTTTGAATGAGGCCCGCTGTCATCTGCCACTCGATCCTGGTGATGCTGATTCACTTGGAGCCACTGGTGTTGTGTTCTTCTTCGGGGTTATGCAAGAAGAAACCAGATTTGTGGCCAGTGAATAGTGTGTTTGAGTTGAGGTTGTAGTTTTGATCAGCTGCTGAAGATGCTCCCTGCACTGAAACATGAGACCGTGGCTAGTGTGGTAATTCACACCCTTCTATATTTCATGAATAGTGTCACGTTTCCTACAGGTGGTTATTTCACAAGCTGTTAAATAAGAAATTGGCTTTATGTATTTTGCAGCAAAACCAGCTTTAGTTTTCAGCTTCCGGTGCTTTTCTTTTACAGACTTGGTATTCAGTAAGGCTTTGCTTTAAATTTAATGAGCATGTCCAGGCTGATCCTAAACAATGCCCCGATAtccttctccctccatcccttttCTTATCCCTACCAGCTCACAGGAAGTGCACTATTCATTATGCAGCCCTTTCCAGACCTCTCTGGGCCGAGCCACAGGCTGCTGCGCGTCTATTTAAAGGAGAGAGCATTGTctgacatttttacacatgCTGTAATTGTAGGAGCCGGCATTACTGCGTCCAGTGAATACCCTGTTTTTATATGGCAAAGATGCTTTGGATTTGTTTACTTGGTCCATTATACTCTGCCATTAAATGCTGCCTTGGCAGGAGTTGATGGCTGTTTGGTGAAACAGTGTATTTGTGTTCTTCTGTAAAGGCTTTTCAGGTCGCAGAGGAGAAGCTGGGCATCCCAGCTTTGTTAGATGCAGAGGACATGGTGGCTTTAAGGATCCCAGACAGGCTGAGCATTCTCACCTACGTCTCCCAGTACTACAACTACTTCAAAGGACGGCCTCCCAGTGAGAACATGGCTGGTTCATGTGTCCTAAGAGACTGTATAGCTAAGATTGAGCCTTTAATTCAGAGCTTAGTTTAGGTTGAGACATATTCTTTGTGTCCTGTGCTAGAGTTTGTTGTGACACTAATAGTGTTTTACTTTCCCTCAGTGGGAGGTGTGAAGAGGCCAGCAGAGGGCTCCAAGGAGGAGCCATCAGAGAAGAAAAATCTCCCAGTGGTTGCCAAAACCTTTGTGTCTAAAACCGCCATTGAGAATCATTTACCTTCCACTCTTGGTGCTAAGACCTCACCAAAGTTGGCCAGAGCTGCAGTTCAGGTCAGTACTCATCAAGCATCTGAAATTGTACATCgctgttgacttttttttttttttttttttaaatttaagaaCAAGGAGgagttttcctttttcagtgGGTTAGGTAAATGTTGATCAGGTAGTGTAAGTTACATCAggtttggttttctctcacagaAGGAGGTTCTGGCAGAAAACGCCAACAAAAATGGGACCCTCAATAGCAAATGTGCTGCATGCAAGAGTCACGTTCATCTGGTTCAGAGGCACTTTGTGGAAGGCAAGCTCTATCACAGAAGCTGTTTCAAGTAAGAGCTGGATCTGTATTCATTAACGCTTTCCTGTCGAGCACTGTGTTTGTTGCATTCATAATTTCATGTTAATAAACTTCCACCAGATGCAGTGAATGCTCCAGTGTGCTTCATGCTGGAGGCTACAAACCTGGGAAGAATCCAGACACTTTTATCTGCAACGCCCACCACAACAGTTGCAAACCTTCCTCCTCGGAGGCTGCGATCAAACACGAACCCACCAGTTCAGCTTGGCGTTTAAACGGTGCCAGCCGGACCCAGCCTGCTCCACGCCCCTCTTCTGTGCTGTCAGCCCCGCTGAATATTGTCGCGAAGCCAGCCAGCCCTGCTCCACCTTCCCGGTCCTGGACGGCCTCGGCGCAGAAGACCCAGTCGGCACGGCAGAGGTTTTTCCAGGCCGCGCTGCCAGTTGCGGAGGCCTCAACAGGTAACAGGAAGCCCACAGAGCCCGCAAGTGTTTCAGGAAGGCCAAAGGTCCCACCGAGTCCGGATGATGAGAAGAACAGAGCGAGGGCAACCATTGGAAAGAAACTGGCCGAAGAAAActgcaacaataacaacaaacgTCCGTTCACCCTCCGATCAGCAGAGAGACGGTGAGTATTGGCAGGAATAGACTCTCCTCTGCAGTATTTGGTCTGTCCCACGGCCTGTATGGTTTTGTAATGACTCTTGTTATTAAGGCCGATGGTGagggctttctctctctgcaggtttggAGATGAGCCAAGTTCAGCTGACAGACCCGGTTTGAGAAAGGAGAAATGCAGCCAAGGCCCAGCAGGAAACTGGGCAGGACAGCTCTCCACCAGCCAGACAAACAATAAGGAATCGCCATGTCTGACAGCCatcaacaaagacaacacaAGGCCAACAACTGTACACACAACCGCCAAAGGCAAGCGCTACTAAACTCATTTCACTTGTTCTTGATCCATTATTTGACATCCAGCCAACATccaaccctccctcctcccccaatCTCGCTCTGTCTCCGAACGCATTCATAGAAAACAAAGcccttttgtcatttttgaccTATTTATACAGCCAGTGCGTTTAGCATGATGTTGGCTCACTGTTGGATACTGACGTTTTAATTTCTGTCTCACACTTGTAATGAACTTTCATAGTTGAACTGTCACTCCCTTTGGATGGATGTGCCAGCATGAGTGCAGCATCCTGACAGTCGGTAACttctcagacagaaacacaattactgttggttttttttttttttttgcacaaatggTCAGAAAATTATCATCTTTGAGTCTCTCTGTCATGGAAGCTAATAATGTTACCTCCTAATTTAAACCACAGATTGACCGTGGACATCACTCTAACTCGTCTTGGAAATTAAGATAATTGATTTGTCAAATTTTAGTGGTTAGTTTGttcaattaaacattttaaaactgtttgTCTCACTTGCAAATTAGAGACTACTTTATTAATACAGATATGCAGGTGAAGATCAGTTGCATTAGGGGATTATTGTTGGAGACTAGATAATGAAACCAATCGCTGCACTCGTTATCAGCTGTGCAGAAAAGAGGgtatttttgtgtctttatatTATGTAATCAATATATAAGTTTGAGACCAAAACTATTGACTCTGCAAACCAAATGTAAAAACTACATTGATTTTAAAACGTaaatccaaaagtttttgtttgaTCCAGCCCATGAGATTCACCTCAGTAACAAGCAGAACTTCTGGCTTTGAATTAATAAATTCAATCACATTATTTTACTTGCAAGAAAGCATAGTGATTGCAGCGTCAGAAAGTTTTGTACTTGAACCTACTTGCATCATAAAGACGCAAAGAAACCTCATTACAGGCGAGTGGTGTTTACTTTATAAAGGAACTTTAACTGCTTTGATTGCACACTTCATTGCTAAAGCAGATGTCAGATAAGTCTGTGAGAATGCGTCCCTGGTTTTGAAATCAAGAATATATTCGACAGTTATTCATGTGACGGATGAAGTGGTGATaaacttttctttctgtctaaaTCATTTGCCTGCAGATCCAGTCCACGAGTGGCAGTCAAAGCTCAAACCTTTGAAGACTGAGCCTCGTCTAAAGTAAGTATCATCGATCATTTTAATTAGCACTGTTGCTTCATGACTCACTAAGGTGGAGGTGGGAAGGTCACACAGGTGGACACAATACGACTTCAGAAGATTTGTTTTAAGACATCCCTGACCATTCAGCTTATTAACTCTCCAGAATGCAGAATCATCGAGCTTCATCCATCTCTGTTAATGTGGACTGGCTCAGAGTGCAGACGCTAGCTCTGTCCCCCATCGTAACAAGCCCCAAGGAGTGCCAGGCCTGAACTTTTCCTACTCTAACACTAGATTCTCTCCCTTCTAATCCCTGCTGATGATTCCGCCATTGTTTTCACCACCTTTATCTTTACAAAGTAAAAAGGTGAGGCCTTTTTTTCTTGAATATTCTTTCTGTGCAGCTTCTGGGTGTATTGCGTCCATGCCAGATAAGGCTAATGTCACCATTTaagaatgtaaataaaaaatataaaggTTCATTTTATTGGGTCTTTCTTGCAGAGATGCTGAAACTGAAGCCTTTACTGAGCAACATAAGCCTGGAATCATGTCCACGACTTCCTCCAATGTCTCCATCAGTACAACGAGGCCTCCCTCGGCTCCAGCACCGCCAACTCCTCCAGTTAGCTTTGCTCAATTTGATCCAGCACACTTACGAGAATTGTCTCCCCAGAAACCTCAGATGGCCTCTGGAAACCTCGGTGAGTAGCTTCTGTACACTGAGACATTTAACTACCAGTAGAGTCGGTCGATCTCATGGAAATCTCCATGTTTAGAATTTACACAATTCTAATAATATAGAATGATTTAATCTACTAAAATGACATCTAGTCAAAAACTATATTCTTTGCCTCAATGCACCTTATTGACTCGATATTAAGAAACATTTTTGAGCTCGTCTAGGTCGTTCCATGAAAATTAAGCAGTATTGTTACATGTCTGTGTTAAATAGCAAAGTCTTGTAGCTCTGCTTTTgttctctaccaactcctgaaggaaatatctggctctttagctgctccTTTATTCAACACCTAGTCACTAACTGggtctgtctgttttttggtgctgagcaggcagTGTACattgggtttttagagcttttttacAGAAAACCGTTGCCTGCTGCAGCAGTGCTATGAGAGCgctgagagtgaaccaaaacagtaaagttgcaggtCAGACAGCTAAACAGCAAGCTGAAACTTACTAAGCTCCATAAAGCCGACAGGAGCAGCAGATTTTTAACTACAAGTGACCCCTCTCACATTGTATTCATTGTCactataaaaacattgattacGCTGAGCTATATGATTATGCAGGCTGCTTTAGGTTGTAAGTATGCTAAAAGTTGTTAATTGGCGTTTAGTCATAAACTAAAGAATTGAGAAAAATGTATGACCTGATGACTtgtagaggaaaagtcagaggattttatttttttagacatttcacacaaaattaCAAATGCCAACttcatggtggcactagagggaAAAGTTCAgcctctgggaaccatgaatgtttgaGAAGTTTGATGCCAAACCATTCAATAGTTCTGGGCTGAAGTGGTGAATTTGCCAATAAACAGATCAATGTTGCAATCCCACCACACTGCTAGCATGGCAAAAATTCACAAAGCAACATCCACATAGACTGATtgtaagtatttatttattttttgtctgctttagcacaaaacagaaaaaggcatTAGCACACTGAactctctgcagctgcacagcatGTAAAATTCTGTCCTTATTTTAGGTTTTAAACACGGGAGTCACTCGGCTGTGAAATCCCCACCCAGACGACCAGCTGTGGAATCTATTAGCGCCTCAACGACTGCTCCAGCCAATCAAGGAAATTCGTCAGGTTGGTTAAAAATATCATCATCAAAGCTGCACATACGTGGCCTCAGCCATCTTGTTGATTTCATATGAGCAGTCATTTTTCCCTGAAAATAAATCAGGTGAAGTCATATGTGACAATGCTTCTCTGAAAAGCTGCCATGAAAGGGCTATCTAATCCTATTTTATCTACCTCTTAGGCGCTAAAAAGGGAAAGTATTTGTCACCCACCAACGCCTCCAGGACTGAAATGAGGTCACCCTCTGTAAGTTCCCTCTATTAAGTCTCTTAAGAGATTAATTAACAGCTCTACAAATATGCTTTCATTACATtcccagtaaaaaaaaaaaaaaatggacggCCTTCTTTACGTTTAAGTGGCCAAagacaacattttcaaatgaaagttATCAACACATAAGTTCCTCTGTTTTTATATCAGGTGAAGCCTTATCATATTCCAGTGGAGCAGATCGAGAGGGAGCTGACTGATATTGAGACAAACCTGGCTCAGCTGGAGAAGGAGGGTGtggagctggaaaaaaaactccGCAGCTGTGAGGAAGGTACTTTTACTGTCACTCATTTTACccacttccttcctttttttgctttgtttctgacaTCACATCTAAACAATCTGTGCAGTTGTGGAAAAATAAACAGTCCCTCGAACAACTCTGCGGCAAAAGAACTGGACAATTTTTGCTCTCTTGCAGTAAATAACCTCAACACaaactttgatattttattgTATCTGTGCAAACCGGTGAATCCCACTGCTGCTTCGGTGAGAGCATCTCCGGTGCAGAGTTGTGTGCTGGTTGattcacacaggacacacacattcactcacagtcagctggagctgtgtgtgtgtgtgtgtgtgtgttcaggggaTTTACCTGCCATTTCTATTACTGTTTCTGCAGCCAAATGAGGTGAGAGGCACAGACAGCCCACAGGGATGTTGCTTCTCTTTTGAGGTAGTGGGAGTAGGGGGCCTGATTGCTTTGCTCAAGGTCAACATGACTTGGGTATAGTAATATATTCTGGTCGATTGcgtactttttttttccttcgcACCACCCAGGAAGCCTGAGCATGCAATCGCTTGGCCAGAATTTGACATCAATTGCACACCACCTAGGAGATCATCAACTTCTCAACTGGAATTTGTCATTGTAAAAACTAAACCCTGGCACTCGAGTTCAATTCCAAATAAAATCTGAGTGTTTGTTCTGATGATGGCCGCATGTAGGCCGACTTGTCCTCAGTCCTCTTGTCCACGTGGCTTTGGTGTAtgttttgattgattgtgtttgGCAAATCTTCACTCTGGTAAGCTAAAACTCTATTGTTCCACCTACTAAGGTAACCCAGTCTGACGTTATGAAGCACAAAATGCAAGATGTGCATATCACAATGTTGCTGATGACTTTATTTAAACATCCTGTAACATTTTAGGATGCATCAATCTCTCTTTGCcaaagcttcagtgtgttttggactttaaaaaagaaaaaaataatggcCAAAAAGATCCTTGATGAATACTGAACAcccaaaacatcaaaataatgaaactaaTCCCTACTGGACTTTTGCTAAATCTTTAGATAAGTGATAGACAAATTCTTCATGTATTCCCTCCATGTTGCTTTACATCTCCTGCATGTGAGCTGCATATTAAGACTGCTTGGGGGAAGCATGTAGTTAAGGAATTATATTATAGGTGTGTAGTTACTGTAAGGCTGCAACTGATCATTATCTATTAATCTGCCGATTTAATCCATACTTCTTGTcgagaaatgtcagaaaatcatgagaaatgcacatttaaacTTCCAAAGGTGACAATAAAAATGGATATTTCGAGTCACTACCAAAActcaaacccaaagatatttgatttactttcatatttgacaaagaaaagcaacaaattgtCAAATTTGAGAAACCTGGAACCAGAAagtgttgaatgaatgaaaacgGCTAATAGTTTAATCTCTAATTTAGTGTTTCAGACAGTGATGTTTACGTTAAGTGTCATATTTAAGATAACCTACATGGAAGGCACAGGGTCGTGTATTATTAGCTGCCAGAGTCCCTTTAGTGAAATACTAACATGGTCCCAGCATGTGAGTCACTTtgcaccctgctgctgctgctgcatacCAGCCAAATTATTCAAAATCCTAATTTGTTATCACActtaattgtatttattgtgcAGCTAATACAGTCATACGAAAACAAAGCGTTGAtctgttgaaaataaaatgaagcatCATTCTGGATGAGGCTTCTTGACTGTTTATATTAAATAAGATGatgtaaaataaccaaaaaGTCTAAATGAAAACGGTAAACAGAATTATTGTGCAGCTTCCTCTTTAATGTCAGTCACTGCTTTATTTGACATCAGAAGAGCTCAGAGCCAAGACTGCAGTCTGAACACTCGCTTTAAGCTTCATTTGTTCCTGCAGGATTTAGTTTGCTCACAAGTTGCTCTGTACAAGTTAGCAGAGCAGATATAAAAGAAAAGCCTCTACAGAGAATCTCTTCAGGCATCGTAGCTgtttgattacatttaaatgagcTGATCACTATTGATTCATTACCCAATATGTACAATATCAGTGCTGTGACCATTACTGAAGAATTATCctataatgatgatgataactttggtatttctGACCTTTTTAAATGGTGCTGTTGTCTttcagagggagagggggacaTATTGATGGACCCATTGATGGTTGACTGGTTCAACctcattcaaaaaaaacaaatgtacatcAGAAGGGAATCAGAGCTCGTATACATGTGAGTACTGCGTGTTTCATGGCTTAAATCTGAGGGGAAGATGCACATTGAGATTCTTAAATCGTCATTATCATGTTTAACTAATGAATTAGCTAATAACAGTAATTGTGTATCTCAGACAGGCTTTTACTTCAGTCTGTGTTAAACTTTGTGCTATAAAAgctatttttgtatttaattatatAAACAATTCctcttttgaaatgtttttatagttCTCAGTATTTCTATACGCTTGTTTAAAACTAGGACGGATTCTAATTTATCAAGTCAAACCAAATATTAGCTTCagattgtttttaaagttttgcaAAATGATGTGACTTGATGCGTATTTCTCTCAGAgccaggactcaggagctggagcagcagcagacggaCGTGGAGGGAGAACTTCGCAGGCTGCTGGAGAAACCAGGTGAAGGACCACGCGCTCTTCTCAGCATCGGCTCCGTGTTTTTTACTTTGCTCTTCAAACACTAAAGTTTGTCAGCTCGGTTTCACAGATCATTTAAAGTCCAGTGAGGAGCGACTGCAGGAGAAGAAGCTGATGCAGAGACTGATGCAGATTGTGGACGGCAGAAACGCGATTGTGGAGGGTTTGGATGAAGACAGGCTGAGGTAACACGATGCATCTGATCATTAAGGTTTACAGGATTGATCACTAATGCTGGTGATATAACCGCTTGATGTGCAAACAGGACAAACTGCATTACTAGTTTTATATTTGATCAATTTCAGGGAAGTGGAGGAAGATCAGCAGTTGAATGAAATGATGCAGAATCTTGGTAAGTGTACAAAATGCTGCTCTTTTAAATGAGACTTTCCACTTTGAAAGCTTCAATCTAATAAacactttttacttttgatggACAGGAgtaaagaaagccaaaaataaaaggaaatccTCCATCTCAAAACTGTTCAGGCGAAGAAGTAAAAGACGTGTGGAATGATGCTCAAGGCAGTTTTTACCAAACTTTCATGCTGAATGGAAACCCCATTGTGTTATTATGCCCTTTTAACGGTGTTAAGGTTTTTATATTGAAGTACCACAGTACATGGTGTGTTAAGAAGAAGGCAAACGAACAGGTTAAATCAGATAGCATATATTGTATCAcgtgttgtgtttttagttgtagaatatttcaaaataaggcTTCAGGTAAAACCTTATTTTTGTTCAACATTCACCttcagttcttcttcttctgttaaGTGAAATGAGAATTTCTAAATGGCTTTTTTCAGGGTTCAgtctttggtttgtttgttttccacaaGAGGGgtcatggttttttttttttttggttttttttgttttccacttaaaaagaaaatggtgaGTTAATTATGTGGCAAATGCAACTGTGAGCATTTTCCAAAAAATACCATAGTTCATGGTTGTGCTCATGTAAAGATGCTATATGTTTATTACATGGCAGGAATGAGGTAtctaattaaaaaacatttttccaaatCGACTTGCACAGAGTCAAAAATTGGATATTGGGAGTCAGAAGCAGCAACTCCCATCATttacaaacacagaggcagcactGGCTGTTCCTCGTGCAAATAGGAGTGAGCAGAATAAATGTGTAATCCCTCAACAGTCTTGAtccaaaatgaaattatttcagtatttatttaataatggATTTTAACAAATTTCCTGTAAGGATATTAGCAGGAGAAAAAGCCTTGACAATTAAGTTTGAATGGCTGTGGAGTGTAAAATGGAGAGCCACACATGTTGAGCTGCCTTGTTGCAGACTGTagttcctctctccctctgtacTGTAGGTGGCAGCCTGGGTATGCTGTATCACAAGGCAAGAACTTGGAAATCCAATTTGCCACAGTACGGACAGTTAATTTCTTTGCTAATTTTATAAATGCTGCAAAAATGTTCAGCTGTGCTGATGCAATAATGTTATGTGAAAGAGGATTAGGTAGAGCAGTAGCTTATGGTCGGGGGAGGCTTATAAACTATAGGTTGTATTGAGCTCTTTATCTTCAAACCGGGTTTAATTAAACATTACTCTTTACTAATATCTGCATCAGAATTGCTCCATACCTGAGCTATTAAAACGTTCAAACGGCGTGTGGAGTCGCTCGTGAAAATGGCATTCAGTGTTTGTAAGGAATGTGCTGCAATGTTGCATTTTAAGTGTTCTTGAATGGTATGTACTTGTACTCTATTTATGGCATTTTTAAACTTGAAATCTGTTGTCCAATAAATCCTTTGAAGATTAGTGTGTATGAGAGGGTGAATTATTTACTTAATAACTGCTTCCTTTGGCACACGTCTTTCTATTCAAACACATCCCTGAACTTTTTATCACTCCACTTTCCGTGTTGCGAGCTTCACAAATGACTGTTGATTCAACTACTGCCGAGATCAGACGCCGCTTTCAGTAAGAAGCAACAATGCTGCGAGTGCTTTACATTAAAGCTGTGCAGTAATCACAGAGCTGCATCACTGTATGCTTTTTAATAagggtgcttttttttttttttttcaagaatgGCATCTAGATAATTCACTGACGTCAATATATCGCAGCCACTTATGAACTACATATTCCTCATTTTGAGATGCATGAAATTGTGATCATGAACTTGGAACACAATCTTTCTAGCTGAGCAGAGTTGGGGATGATATTGGTACAAAATGCCACGCGTGATGTGGGTGACAGTCGAGACTGAATGTGTGATATTAGAGTTAATTAAAGCTTTGCGCCCCATCTACTGCAAATGCTTGCACTTCTGCAATTAAGAATCAAAGGCGAGGGCTTAGTGTCAGGGGGGTGTCTAATACATGGTTTTAACAGGAATGGGACCTGATTTGCCAAGCTCCTAGCGACAAGCATTAACAACAGCCTCAAATTAGAGGGACATTAATATTCATAAGTAAAACAATTCATCCTGTGAATGTGTGATGAAATGGAATCCTCTGAGGTGAGCTCTTGTGTCCAGGCTGCCATCGTTCATTAAAATATGCCATTACCCATGAAGTGCTTAATCTTTATGAAAGGGTGGTAAAATCTGTTTGAACTGCTCTGACAGAAAGGTGGAAATTGTAATATTGTCCAGCACCTTACATTTCTGTTACAATTATGTTAATCCTGtacatttcttctttatttttttaatgtggcgACATCCAACAGTATAGGTTTCCATGTGTCTCATTAGCTGAATTGTTTGGGCTCCCTGAGTGAAAATGTACAATGTATAATCTTTGCTTGTGCACATTGATATTGGTCTGTTAG
This genomic window from Pempheris klunzingeri isolate RE-2024b chromosome 17, fPemKlu1.hap1, whole genome shotgun sequence contains:
- the micall2a gene encoding MICAL-like protein 2a, encoding MAAIKALEQWCKTHCEGYRDVAITNMTTSFRNGLAFCALLHKYRPDLIDYDSLRKEDVFENNRLAFQVAEEKLGIPALLDAEDMVALRIPDRLSILTYVSQYYNYFKGRPPMGGVKRPAEGSKEEPSEKKNLPVVAKTFVSKTAIENHLPSTLGAKTSPKLARAAVQKEVLAENANKNGTLNSKCAACKSHVHLVQRHFVEGKLYHRSCFKCSECSSVLHAGGYKPGKNPDTFICNAHHNSCKPSSSEAAIKHEPTSSAWRLNGASRTQPAPRPSSVLSAPLNIVAKPASPAPPSRSWTASAQKTQSARQRFFQAALPVAEASTGNRKPTEPASVSGRPKVPPSPDDEKNRARATIGKKLAEENCNNNNKRPFTLRSAERRFGDEPSSADRPGLRKEKCSQGPAGNWAGQLSTSQTNNKESPCLTAINKDNTRPTTVHTTAKDPVHEWQSKLKPLKTEPRLKDAETEAFTEQHKPGIMSTTSSNVSISTTRPPSAPAPPTPPVSFAQFDPAHLRELSPQKPQMASGNLGFKHGSHSAVKSPPRRPAVESISASTTAPANQGNSSGAKKGKYLSPTNASRTEMRSPSVKPYHIPVEQIERELTDIETNLAQLEKEGVELEKKLRSCEEEGEGDILMDPLMVDWFNLIQKKQMYIRRESELVYIARTQELEQQQTDVEGELRRLLEKPDHLKSSEERLQEKKLMQRLMQIVDGRNAIVEGLDEDRLREVEEDQQLNEMMQNLGVKKAKNKRKSSISKLFRRRSKRRVE